The following proteins are encoded in a genomic region of Dasypus novemcinctus isolate mDasNov1 chromosome 21, mDasNov1.1.hap2, whole genome shotgun sequence:
- the OR1G1 gene encoding LOW QUALITY PROTEIN: olfactory receptor 1G1 (The sequence of the model RefSeq protein was modified relative to this genomic sequence to represent the inferred CDS: inserted 1 base in 1 codon) yields MIQPNTRSPMGQCMVFRVHNPRLSNXTQLTQLTSYRQMGWENLSSPSEFFLLGFSEQPDQQQVLFGLFLSMYLVTVAGNLLIILVIISDAQLHTPMYFFLANLSFADACFVSTTVPKMLANTWFQNQVISYAGCLSQLYFFMLFVMLEAFLLAAMAYDRYMAICHPLHYVTAMHPGLCVLLVSASWAVNALHSLLHTLLMNSLSFCADHGIPHFLCDINPLLSLSCSDPFINELAIFTVGGFAGLVCVLSLIISYAYIFSTILKIPSAQGKRKAFSTCSSHLSVVSLFFGTSFCVYFSPPSGRSAQKGTIASVMYTVVTPMLNPFIYSLRNRDIKSSLKKLIWVRKIHSLNSSDFTPNVKSLCLHHPKQ; encoded by the exons ATGATTCAACCTAACACTAGATCTCCAATGGGACAATGCATGGTTTTCAGAGTTCACAATCCCAGGCTCAGCA TTACTCAATTAACCCAACTTACTTCTTACAGACAAATGGGATGGGAAAACCTATCCAGCCCCTCAGAGTTTTTCCTCCTGGGGTTCTCGGAGCAGCCAGACCAGCAGCAGGTCCTCTTTgggctgttcctgtccatgtacctggtcacagTGGCAGGCAACCTGCTCATCATTCTGGTCATCATCTCTGATGCTCAACTCCACactcccatgtacttcttcctggcCAACCTCTCTTTTGCTGATGCCTGCTTTGTGTCCACCACCGTCCCCAAGATGCTGGCAAACACTTGGTTCCAGAATCAGGTCATCTCGTATGCAGGGTGTCTATCACAACTGTATTTTTTCATGTTGTTTGTGATGCTGGAGGCGTTCCTCTTGGCtgccatggcctatgaccgctacaTGGCCATATGCCACCCACTCCACTACGTCACGGCCATGCACCCAGGGCTCTGCGTCCTCCTTGTGTCCGCCTCCTGGGCCGTGAACGCCCTCCACTCTCTCCTACACACACTGCTGATGAACAGCCTGTCTTTCTGTGCAGACCATGGGATCCCACACTTCCTCTGTGACATCAACCCCCTCCTGAGTCTGTCCTGCTCAGACCCCTTCATCAATGAGCTGGCCATCTTCACCGTCGGGGGGTTCGCAGGCCTGGTGTGTGTGCTCAGCCTGATTATCTCTTACGCATACATTTTCTCCACCATCCTGAAGATCCCCTCAGCTCAGGGAAAGCGGAAAGCCTTTTCCACCTGTAGCTCTCACCTCTCTGTAGTCTCTCTCTTCTTTGGGACTTCCTTTTGTGTTTATTTCAGTCCCCCCTCGGGTCGCTCAGCACAGAAGGGCACCATTGCatcagtgatgtacacagtggtaacccccatgctgaacccctttaTCTATAGCTTGAGGAACCGAGACATCAAGTCGTCCCTGAAAAAGTTAATTTGGGTTAGGAAAATACATTCCCTTAATAGTAGTGACTTCACACCCAATGTAAAGTCTCTCTGCCTTCACCACCCTAAGCAAtga